A genomic window from Terrisporobacter glycolicus ATCC 14880 = DSM 1288 includes:
- a CDS encoding DUF6054 family protein gives MNSDNFKVNLSLRDTLSKLDFGIVKESVTGEKIDYHIITGNEDNGAILLVYEKYFQRVGNRITLTIVLDNINGPTKVHSIGGGAAQGMFFKFDWGASESFTSLPREILSKYII, from the coding sequence TTGAATTCAGATAATTTCAAAGTTAATTTATCTCTTAGGGATACGCTATCTAAACTAGATTTTGGCATAGTTAAAGAAAGTGTAACTGGAGAAAAAATAGATTATCATATAATAACAGGTAATGAGGATAATGGTGCTATATTATTAGTATATGAAAAATACTTCCAGAGAGTAGGAAATAGGATAACATTAACAATTGTTTTAGATAATATAAATGGACCAACAAAAGTTCATTCCATTGGAGGAGGAGCTGCACAAGGTATGTTTTTTAAATTTGATTGGGGTGCTAGTGAAAGCTTTACATCTTTACCAAGAGAGATTCTTAGTAAATATATTATATAA